A window of the Lolium perenne isolate Kyuss_39 chromosome 7, Kyuss_2.0, whole genome shotgun sequence genome harbors these coding sequences:
- the LOC127317168 gene encoding uncharacterized protein yields MGKRKERRLAAKASSGRRVKLDLFLDPPPGEASVKEGVGGENREKQTGVPTSPSSSDKKENPLALLGQYSDDEEEEGAVDQPIGEAKGSPADANSKVIHDQDASGDKGTVDSELPASIGVQQEVSQADDVKIFTENVAEEITVVPEPTPENECVTATEAIPDSSGMQIVGDIGGNWKAIMHEQSNQYYYWNTITGETSWEIPNALASGVSADGVTSASMPTHMEYSVEAHAHVLPHSNGEAYPNDVSVGNGTATYSSMGMVCGSGELTHNAYAYTGAVASHESVNIDPLQLAKFGEGLLQRLKLLERPHVAIDSIELIKREIEMRISDCNALSSYGSSLLPLWLHAEVHLKHLELSVSKFEASYTTKPGYLETADAEYKAPNEAEVMADENVNVEEPCSTSLVQNPQEVAAAVVSKVESESDEDMDVEMEVDEESVEEQGGPASVPNEEHPSSEQVRSPTLPLLDDSAPPPQDDGIPPPPPPEEEWIPPPPPENEQAPPPPPEPEEHVASYAQADTLPQPYVDQANLGYMLPGVEYYPAVGSDGTNANYYMQVSESHILQSQQHSYYAPVSTSSIPIPVDATSVPPVPGSYYGYPSVTMAATEVAAESSGYYASSTSAISSGALDGITSSASVVDTNSNVNPMESDKVISKEPTFAPLGQSVGAASASGTTVHGGSTRASASTTNQTKVPRTKKRPVAVASSLRSNKKVSSLVDKWKAAKEELRDEEEDEPEDALEAFERKRRKEIDGWRKQQIASGEAKENANFVPLGGDWRDRVKRKRKEAKKESKAESVAAAEQHKGQPDLTELSKGLPSGWQAYIDESTKQVYYGNSLTSETSWDRPGK; encoded by the exons ATGGGAAAGCGGAAGGAGCGTCGCCTGGCGGCCAAGGCGTCCTCGGGCCGCAGGGTCAAGCTCGATCTCTTCCTCGATCCTCCCCCCG GCGAGGCATCCGTGAAAGAGGGAGTAGGAGGGGAAAACCGTGAGAAGCAAACTGGTGTTCCCACCTCACCATCTTCCTCAG ATAAGAAGGAAAATCCTCTAGCATTGCTTGGGCaatatagtgatgatgaagaggaagagggaGCAGTGGATCAACCCATCGGGGAAGCCAAGGGGAGTCCAGCTGATGCAAATAGTAAG GTTATTCATGATCAGGATGCAAGTGGTGATAAAGGCACTGTAGATAGTGAACTGCCTGCTTCCATTGGTGTTCAGCAAGAGGTATCTCaggctgatgatgtcaagattttCACAGAAAATGTTGCTGAGGAAATAACTGTTGTCCCTGAGCCAACTCCAGAAAATGAGTGTGTGACAGCAACGGAAGCTATCCCAGATTCATCTGGCATGCAAATTGTTGGTGACATTGGTGGGAATTGGAAGGCAATAATGCATGAACAGAGTAATCAGTATTACTACTGGAACACAATTACTGGAGAAACTTCTTGGGAAATCCCTAATGCATTAGCTTCGGGGGTCTCTGCTGATGGAGTCACTTCTGCATCTATGCCTACTCATATGGAGTACTCTGTAGAAGCTCATGCACACGTTCTTCCCCATAGCAATGGCGAAGCATATCCAAATGATGTGTCAGTTGGAAATGGCACAGCAACTTATTCTTCTATGGGAATGGTATGTGGAAGTGGGGAGCTTACTCACAATGCTTATGCCTATACTGGAGCTGTCGCTAGTCATGAGTCGGTGAACATTGATCCGTTGCAGCTTGCAAAATTTGGTGAGGGTCTACTGCAACGATTGAAGCTGCTGGAAAG GCCACATGTTGCCATTGACAGTATTGAATTGATAAAAAGAGAAATCGAAATGCGAATATCAGACTGCAATGCACTCTCCTCGTATGGTTCTTCTTTGCTTCCGTTGTGGTTGCATGCTGAGGTGCATCTTAAGCATCTGGAACTATCAGTTTCCAAATTTGAAGCTAGCTACACTACCAAACCTGGATATCTGGAGACAGCGGATGCAGAATACAAAGCACCAAATGAAGCTGAAGTTATGGCAGATGAAAATGTCAATGTTGAGGAGCCATGTTCAACATCATTGGTTCAGAACCCACAAGAAGTTGCTGCAGCAGTTGTTTCAAAAGTTGAGTCAGAGAGTGATGAAGATATGGATGTGGAAATGGAGGTCGATGAAGAAAGTGTTGAAGAGCAGGGTGGTCCTGCTTCAGTGCCGAATGAGGAACATCCTTCATCAGAGCAAGTGCGATCGCCTACTTTGCCATTGTTGGATGATTCTGCTCCTCCCCCACAGGATGATGgcattcctccaccaccaccaccagaagAGGAATGGATTCCACCTCCACCACCTGAGAATGAACaagctcctccacctcctcctgagCCTGAAGAGCATGTTGCGTCATATGCTCAGGCTGATACACTCCCTCAGCCATACGTAGACCAAGCAAACTTGGGTTATATGCTTCCAGGAGTGGAGTACTATCCTGCTGTAGGTTCAGATGGCACAAATGCCAATTACTATATGCAAGTGAGCGAGTCTCATATTCTTCAATCGCAACAGCATTCTTACTATGCACCAGTGTCTACAAGTAGCATACCTATTCCTGTTGATGCAACATCCGTTCCCCCAGTACCAGGTTCTTACTATGGCTATCCTTCAGTCACTATGGCTGCCACTGAGGTAGCAGCTGAATCATCTGGATACTATGCTTCGTCAACCTCTGCCATTTCTAGTGGTGCATTAGATGGCATAACTAGCTCAGCCTCCGTTGTTGATACAAATAGTAATGTGAATCCCATGGAATCTGATAAAGTGATATCAAAGGAGCCCACATTCGCCCCTTTGGGCCAATCAGTAGGCGCAGCATCAGCTTCAGGAACTACAGTACATGGAGGTTCTACTCGAGCTTCTGCTAGTACCACTAATCAGACTAAAG TTCCTCGTACTAAGAAGCGACCTGTGGCTGTTGCATCCTCACTAAGGTCTAACAAGAAGGTCTCGAGTCTGGTGGATAAG TGGAAAGCTGCAAAAGAGGAGCTTCGTGACGAAGAGGAAGATGAACCTGAAGATGCTTTGGAGGCCTTCGAAAGGAAACGCCGGAAGGAaatagat GGGTGGCGTAAGCAACAAATAGCCAGTGGAGAAGCTAAGGAAAATGCAAACTTTGTTCCCCTTGGTGGCGACTG GCGTGACCGTGTGAAACGCAAAAGGAAAGAAGCAAAGAAGGAATCAAAGGCTGAATCTGTTGCGGCTGCTGAACAGCACAAAGGGCAGCCTGATCTCACAGAGCTATCCAAGGGTCTTCCTTCTGGGTGGCAG GCATACATAGACGAGTCCACGAAGCAAGTGTACTATGGGAACAGCCTCACTTCTGAGACAAGTTGGGATCGGCCTGGCAAGTGA
- the LOC127317170 gene encoding uncharacterized protein, whose product MALSRRALHILTTSRGISSTPHLASLGWFDKIKTTFTGKKEDDMPFPPSDSFTLLKFADSMDMARKVGTFKNFVSGRSGEATVAAAFEQHSAVLRYLATIDPSGEKLKNSDKINATKHCNCTIADVEHILAKYTWAKDAQKKIEKLKDEGKPIPKSFSEVQNLMGNTPLDIGRSNLAKSGQISRNALCPCGSKKRYKRCCGAS is encoded by the exons ATGGCTCTGTCCCGCCGCGCGCTCCACATATTAACGACTTCCCGGGGCATCTCCTCGACCCCGCATCTCGCCTCCCTCGGCTGGTTCGACAAGATCAAGACCACCTTCACCGGCAAGAAGGAAGACGACATGCCCTTCCCGCCATCCGACTCCTTCACGCTCCTCA AGTTCGCAGATTCCATGGACATGGCGAGGAAGGTGGGCACCTTCAAGAACTTCGTTTCCGGGCGGAGCGGCGAGGCCACGGTCGCGGCCGCCTTCGAACAGCACTCCGCCGTGCTCCGCTACCTCGCAACCATCGACCCCTCCGGCGAG AAACTGAAAAACAGCGACAAGATCAATGCCACCAAGCACTGCAACTGCACCATCGCGGATGTGGAGCACATACTGGCCAAGTACACGTGGGCGAAAGACGCACAGAAGAAGATTGAGAAGCTCAAGGATGAAGGGAAGCCAATACCAAAGTCATTTAGTGAG GTGCAAAATTTAATGGGGAATACACCATTGGATATTGGAAGATCTAATCTGGCAAAGAGTGGTCAAATAAGTAGGAACGCTCTCTGCCCATGCGGTTCTAAGAAACGATATAAAAG GTGTTGTGGAGCTTCTTGA